AGAATTAATTTTCAGATCTTGGGaataaggcccgttttaaacgtcgcattttacatgtgccgaatctaatgcaaatgagaaaaatatattgttttccctcatttgcattagattcggcacatgtaaaatgtgaCGTTTAAAACAGGCCTAAAAGTGGGAtcaaaaaaagaggaaaatgcTAATAAAAGGTTTTAAACAAATCCGATACATAAAATTTCGAAGGTCGTCTTTATTCAAGGTTAAAGTAATAACTGAATTGAAATACGATGAGTGCTTTATGGTTACTATCGTTAATGTCGAACGCCTACCACATAAACTGAAACGCTCCTTTCGCATCCAGATTAgcgcagccatttttgcatccGTGTTTTTGGTTTCCGATGAGTTGTGTGACTGGTTTTGCCGTTAGCTGTTAGAACCATTACATTTTGTTActttatagatcgttttcactgtcacgcaacaaaaaaataaaatcgaaaccgttcaatCAAATAATcgaaaaacttggaatgttgttgGGGACAAATTCATGATTCATTAATCacctcaccaattctcaggtctgtgcggtacatcttTTCTGAGTTATTTGCGAAGCGTTTCTCGCAATTTTATAGAGTTTTGTACGGAGCCTCCATGTTGGTGCCGTTGTGCACTAATATGGAGGCCAGAAATCAACACGAACATCTGGAAAACACCGCAGGTAAATGTTTCCATTTAGATCTGAAGCGATCGCAGAGAAGCGTACCACTAATCCTCTGCGAAGCGCGCTCTAACTTCAAGTCTGATTGGACGTATTTCAAGGCGAACAATCTTGTGTCGCCGATAGGACACAGATCATCTTAGACACGCGTTTTCATTAAAATGTTTCTTAGTCGGAAGCGTCGTTATGGTCAGGAAAGTGGAACTAGATTCAACTTTTCCGATCATCCAGACCGTGTGCCGCAGATCGCCGCAGACGTGGCGCAGATCTATCAGAGATCGTGTCGCGGACcgatcgcagaccgttgcaaatcatatggaaaccaggctttagcgATGAaggcgcttacttttcgctcatacGATAAAATACACGTGTATGAACAcgtctcctaatgtacttgagaCGCGcagactgctgagattcatgggcatagacattttttccaaccaaatgactttgtatcatggtgtcacgtaaagtgacaattcggaaattcaaaatgctgcaTTTTCGAAACGGAAGACTTCATGGAGCTGGAAACTTGCAAAAGGACTTTtatctaggtcatcttcaacctcctatagataaaaattcaaaacaccttgtggttttgattttagaatttgatgacgtctctgtgaaaaccatctatagtttcaaaactgaccaatccTAGTACGTAACGTCCTCTGATTTTTAAGTCTTCATAATGAGgacatttaaaaattttttttcgtaGCCTAGCAGGAATATTCAAGAAATGCTGTTCAACCGTGTCGCTCATAACTATGTGAAGATGCTGTTTACAACACCGGTGACACAATACAGGGATAAATTTCTCAAGGTATTTACTGACAATGATTAGTTTGTCATTATCATTGCTATTCAGTGATGTTGTTGTCCTCAGTTTTATCCTTGCATTTCGATATCGGGAGCTTTACTGTCATAATGCACCTATAAATCCACCAATCACTGTATTTTAGTATCGCTGGCCCATGCACCAACTCTTTTCTTATGAGCTTTTTTGCTGTGATGGTAGTTATGGTCATGGTCATCATCATTCAGGGCTGAACATATGTAAAACCTATGCAATTCAAGAAATTTGATTTGTACGCCAAAAACAATCATCCTCATTACTATGAATCACCATGTTTCATGCTGTCAATTGACAAAAAAATGGTAGAAACCTTCCGAACGGGACAACTACTTGGACTACTTTCGACGGCAATATTTGTTATTCACCATTTTTAGTATTTAATTATTGTCAAAGTCACTTCGAGTCGCCCTCGTAGCTGGTGGATTATTAATCTCTTGCTCCGTTGTATTTTGCCGCGAGGGGCATGGTAAAGCCTATTGGCTTCATGGCTCGCGAGGATGCCTCTTTTCTGTCGCTCGCTCTCGCGGTCAAACACAACGAAGCAACCATCGATTACTCGTACGTGTTTAAATGATCCCGCGATAAAATATCCctccagctacgcaggctagatATTAATTTAGGAAGAATCAACTTTTAAAATGCTGTCTGACTGTTTGTTGTTTAGCGTTATCCAAACATCATGGCACAGGCTGTGTACTGTACATTTTGTACGGCATTTCCTACATCTTACAAACAGTTTGGAGATGAATTCAAGGAGGATCTTATTCAGCTAATCACAGAGTGGATTGCAGGTTGGTTGGTGCCCAGTGTCATTTGGTCTGTCGTAATTACTGCatttaactatttttttttaagtcattCCATTGACTGTTTTATTCTTTAAACGCATGCAGGGACAAAGCCAGTGCCACGAATGTGGGACAAGTGGAACTTCAAAGCCCTGGAACCAAAGGATATGAGAAAGGATGAACAAATCAAGCAGGACGCTTCAAAAGGTCTGAAAACACACCATTTTCAGCTCAGCGGGAAATGGAATCAACAATTCCGTATTATTTTGTACAGATTGCAGAAATCAAAAATTCCCTCGAGGTCCTTTCGGCTAAACTGGTTTCATGTTGCAGTTGCGCATGAATCGAGAATGTATTCATTACCACTCATTCACAGAGGCCGTTTTCCTTCTGTCTCATaaaggagtaaaaaaaaaaataataaggcTCTGCAGTGCAAATGTACGTTTAGGAATTGATCGAGGGCTGTCAAGTAGCATTAGAATTCCTACTAGCTACTTTCCGACCGCTTAAGTTGGTAAATACACCGAAGGGGTCATTGAATGTGGCAGTAAAACTCTTTCATTTTCGCATTCATTTAGTTCGAAGTTTATTATATGGAAAATCCCATTGCTTTCCAGTGTGGGACTCGGAAGGATACGAAAACGATAACGCtgacaaattttgaaattttgcacTTCTCAGGGTCTTTGGTACATCTTCCCGTTGAATTCACGGATGAGGACTTGTCACAACAAAGCAGTCTGTCATCTTTTGGTTACAAACCCCGCCAAAAGTCTTTGCCTCTGATAGTGGAAGAGCGAGCTGCTAACACCAATTCCCACCATGTAATTCAGGTACTATAGCGTTTTATATGTTTTATCATGGGTCACTCTCTGTTTGATTTGTTGTGGGTCTACCTTGATATTATAATGGCGTTCATAAACTCATAAGATCAGAAATTTCCTGGAATTTTAGGCCGAATGGCAGTCATTTAGCATCTgctattttgaattttttgattTTGCGCGGTTTTTCGTTTATCATTTGCCATGCCGGATGCCTTGATTTTTGCTCAATAATGTGAACACACAAGCCTTTCTGCTAGCGCGAATTCCACGGCGACCGATAGAGCCCCAGTGAATTATTCATTCTATGACGTAAGAAAGGAAGCTTAACCACTTAGTGACGCAATCGTAAAATATTAGGAAGTTTAAGCACTGATGACGGCAACGCCACGGCAAAATTGCGAAAGGACCGGGGAGAGAACGCGGCTGTGGCGCGAATTTGCAAATCGTTAAGCAGCGCATGAGCTGAGCGACGGCGACGGGAAATTCTTCTTATAAGTCTTTTTCCAGTGATGTCTTCACTGAAAGCGGCCAGAAACCAACTTCTACTCACCCGCTGTGAAGGCCAGATAAATCATGAAGAATTCTTGCTGTTACGCGGTACAAACAAGTCGGACAATCTGGGCTTGCCATGCGATTTGTACGAGCGTTTTTACTTTGATGGCCTAGAAACACGATGCTTTTGTCGGAATCTCGCTTTCTCAAACACGATTTTATGGTATTAGTAAAAGTTCTTGGAATTTGCAAACAAAACTGAACGTTTCATCATCTTTGACAGCAATCGAGCACTTTGTCCACAGTGACCTCCTTAGTTTCGATTTATGTTGTATCCGCCAATCAACTCCGAAGTAAAACCACCTTTTTATAACATCAGTGAACTTTTAGAAATAAGGAAAAGTACTGAAGAACCTGTTTTGGGTTAAATGCATGGAAATGCAAAGCAAAATGAAGAAGTGTGGGATTTTAGTACTCAAGTTCTTACACATCTTCAGATCTCGACTCCTCGAGTCACGAGGTGACGGCGACGCTGAGATGGACATGCGCACAAGGAACGTAAGGTTTTCCCCTCTGCCCTCTGCTCAAAACTTACATTGCATTTGAAGCATAATTTACTAAACTGTTTGACAGGGCCAGGATAGGAGAAAACCAATGGCGTCACAATCCAGTTGCACAACAAAGAACCAAGACACGCGTAACTCAAGCAAACGTTTAACGGTATACGATCCCAAAGACGAAAAGGATAGTTCGTCATGGGTATCCATGAAGCGTGTTCAGGCACGAGTCTCTTCTTTATCAGCGTTTAAAGGGATACATAAAGCAAATCGTTTGGAGAAACGAAGAGAGGTTTGTACGTTAGCTAAACACACTTATGTGTTGCAGCTGTTGGGTTAAAACGTTTTTGGCCAGTCTGGTCTCCTCTCGTTCGTTCAAGGATAGCACAACTGTCATTTTTCACCTGGCGATCACTCCGCATATATGCTTCCTCCAATTGTGAAAGCACTCCAGGTCCTCAGTGTCTAGTGGTTTATTGACttgcacgaaaaaaaaaagagactgcAATCACTTTAAAGCGAGTtacctatattttttattccactatcacgccattttaccatatttggtcaagagaacgcgcaaaatatgagacggtaatacactgtagtgtcccggtttgaccgggtTTAGAACAgtgcaaatacggacggaacgtgAGATTTTCAATGAAGAAATTGTCTTCAACACGATGCAAATCTTTGTCACACCTtatttcgtttatccaatcaaataaaggacatttggctggctttctgtgctgtttacatcgttcgcaagcgccctgaaTGACAGATgctgcatttttttaaacactcttaccaaacaaaattgaaccaaaatAACACCTTGttgtggaataataaatctcttattcggtggtttaacatgtaatactcgcggacatttcgCTCATTGCTCGTCTTTTTTCTCGCCCCTGTGGGGCttggaaaaatactacgcaattctcaaaatatccgcgcgtgtTATATTTTAAACcttggaataagatgtatttatttcATTGGTGAAGGCTCagttgcaggagtcgaacctacagCCTTCCGATTCCGAACGAGGTTCATGTGACAATTGCCCCGCCACACTACTGCTAGGATCTAAATTAAATTTTCGAATTTATGGAGAGAACCTAGTGTATGAATGTGGCCTGGCTCAGTCCCACGATCCtgctatagctcagtggtagagcatccgaattagtaatcggaaggtcgaagGGTTagactcctgcaaaggaacaCTCGAGTTTTTTCCGTGTATCCCCGAGTCAACGTcggaaaaaaaatctcttcatttcattcactgGGATTATAACATGTAACATCTCTTTCAGTACAATCGTGAAAATTTTTATCTTAAAGTTTAGGCTTTGAGTTCCAAACTTTATACCAGCTCAGTGCTACTTGAGCGCTTTTTCATTAGATGTTTATTAACAAATTCATAAGTTAACGCCACCTGCCTTGTTTCGTTCAGCAGATTGCTTACGCCAGTGTGATACCAGGATTGGTGgccaaaatgaaaatgaagacTCTGAACGCGAATTTGTTAATCACTGGTTAATCACTGTTTAAATAACCATCCCAAAGGGATTAGGTCGGGTGGTTTGTAATCAGTCTGCTAGGTAATGTAGGCCCCCTTTCAACCAACTGTCGTTGTGTGTTCAATCAAGGAAAGAAATGGCCACGACTTACAGTATCCACAAATTAccttgcaaacattttccacccAATCAAAGAAAGGGATTGTTATTGAttctgttaaggacggtgcctactaattgaaTGGTATTCTGGCCCCGGTTTACGAttgtgcaggaactgtagatcttaacaagtgttattgaaatccaaaaagaaaatttttcaaagataattgatgaataatatttgtaaaaagctttataatacaaagcaatgtatggcgttctttatcaagttgaagcttaattatctctcaaaaatgcgtggtaccaagagtacttactaagatatactttctccggatagttttaaaccgcgcaaaaatatcactgtatcagtaagcatcaccgataggaaatccgattatctccagatgcgcagaacgtatgcgcaataacaataataggcaccgtccttaactttcGTCAGTTCCGATTATGCTTGCGATTCCTTAGTGCAGTCTATACTGAGTAGAGAGTGGTTTTTAccaattcctttgttttgtctttCAGTCATGTCCTGTGGGGCGAGGACCGGAGTTCAGTCACTGTGTCTTTGATGTTTATGGCCACAGTCCACTGGTGGAACAATTTCTTCGGATGCAGAAATTGTCCAAGGATTCAGGAACATCAGTGCTGATACAGAGAACCGAGATCAAGTCGCTGCCACCATATCCTTTCGTAGCACAAACTGTAATCTTCACAATATCTTAAACTGCCAgctttcctttttcattttttttaaaattcattttaaaataaaggcaaTGCTGCATCTCAAGATTTgattaaatttagaaaaaagaTAAGGAACTAAGCTCAAAGAATTTTTGTCGGCTAACAAAGCTAAACAAAGTAACAGGCAAAGAATATGATTGAAAGCCCGCccatttatttttaaaagactTCTGTTTTGATCAAAACGACTCGTGAATAATTAGTTTCATCTCTGATTGTAACTTAAAATTTGAAACCAATAATAGTAAGTTTGCTCCTATTGCAATCCCAAATGCAAAGCTTTGCGATGAGTGGAAATAATCAAGTAAGAGGCATGATCATGTTAGAATACCACCTGCGACATTTTGTGGAAAAAGATAACATGTTTTCTCTCCTTAATAAGTTCACTTGTTAACGGTAAATAAACGACGTTTCGCCGGCGGTCATTATCATAATCAAGCAATGGTAAAGGTAGGAAGAACAGTGAATTACGGTGAACATCAAAAATATGAGAAAgcatgataacaataataaaaagcaATTAGTTAAAAAAACcttgagttttaaaaaaaaatttatttttaaacaatGCAAGTCACAATGAAGATTCCTACATATACAGATGATTACAGTTCCTACTTATACAAATAATACAAGTTACAGCAAAAATTCCTACATTTACAGATAATACATTTGTTACATAACATTAAGCTAAACTTAAAACGGTTTGATTTCACGTTGATTTCAGATCTCAGTTCGTTGATAAGTAACATTTCATAAACAATACATTGTTAAATCTTGAAGCCGTAAACTGTTTCAGACGGAAATGCTTGCCAATTTATGAAGACgagattttttgttttctcgagACGTTGGTAAAAGTGTTGGCGTTTAAAACCAGCACAACCCTCATCGAACAGGTCATATTGAAAGTGACGAACAAGAGACAATTGGTTCACAAGTTCaggtgaataaaaaaaaaagaaagtaagaATAGAGCTGGGTGGCCATGTTTAAcctgcttaaggacggtgcctactaattcaaaggtattttttgcgcggtttactgaagaTGTTGGAAAAGCAggtcttagcaagtgttattgaaatccaaaaagaaaattgttggtaaccaggcatttttcgaagataattaatcgacaatatttataaaaagctttaaagtacaaagcaatgtatggcgttgttttccaaattgaagcttaattatctctgaaaaaggcgtggttacccccaatcttctttttggacaccaagggcacttgctaagttctgctttctccgcatattTTGTGaagcgcgcaaaaatatccttgtattaataagcatcactcATAGGAAattggagatgcgcagaacgaatgcgcaataacaatagtaggcaccgtccttaattaattatttttttcgagCGGAAGAGTTGCTTCTTTTGGCAGGGGAATCCAAAATAGAGAACCTCCCCACGCCCAAGGCCTGCGACAGTAAGGGCTTGTTCACATGGAGGTGGGGACCCCGGGTAGGTGAGGTACCCCGCCTTCCCGTTGTAAAAAAAAGCGAACCTTTACATGCAATGTTAAAAGCCCCGGGGCGCTGGGGTGAGGTTTCCAAATGTTCAAACTAAAGATAAATGCCCGAATGAACATAACCCCAGTTAGGCGGGGTACCCCATTTTCAGCATTCACATGGAGAAAACGTACCCCACCTATAAGCGGGCTACCCGGCCCGGCTGACCGGGCAACCCGCCTCGGTGAGGTACCCCACCTCTTATGTGAACACAATCAAGAACGAAAGGGAAATTGTATAAAGTTTGGTTCCCCCACGGACGCGGGTACCTCACCCACGCGGGGTCCCCCACCTCCCTGTGAAAAGGCCCTAAGTCAATTTAACCACAGACCAATCGTTTAAATCTGGTGTAAAACCAAACGGTCTTCAGTGGATTTGTATGCTCAGATTTTGTTTTGGATAAGTGACAATACAATTTGAACATAGTACATGATATATTAGGAATAGTTCTTCTTTGGTTTTAGTGCGGCTAAACCTTTTCCATTTTCCTTAATTGGACTCACATTATCGGCGCCGACCTATCGACAGGTGATTCGGAAGTCACTCAAGATTTCAAAAGCACTCACAAGTGATTTCAAAAAGTTAGTAAGATGATATGCCCTTTAGTAAGTGTATTTTTGCTATCGCAGTGATTGAGCTTGAAGCGAACAAACGAGGCAACTCTCTAATCGGGAGGACACATTTTCTTCGAAATTCAAGGTCGCGGTAAGGTCAGAGTCGCAaagcattctcgtcaccagagcctcggatcgacctaaggctctgggaaaccctGAGCAGGAGAAAatgcgccgtagggtttttatagccaagaattggctatttgaaccttacggcgcctgctcactcctcatgctaacatgaatgcaccaatgaGAGACGcatttgattgttcttcacgaaaactttatttcagggttccccagagctcttttctccctcagtcaagagaagagctctggggtcaagaggaattaagatgcgcggtCTAATGTTGTTTCAGGAAATTCCTCGTTACACAGAGGTCCAGTTTGGGGGTCCACGTTTGTACCGTTCCTGTTCAAGACgtattaaaatctcccttcaattccacgcacgaacAGTCTTTAAATTGCCGCAAGCATacttgaacatctcccttccactcggcagcatttctaccatttaggtaaactagttcaAGGTATATTAGCTTAGGTTCAATTCTCCCCTGTTTAAATAAATAGTGATTTGATATGTATATCAGGAAGCTTAAAGGTCGAGGTACCGGTTCATATTGCTACCGCTTTGTCTTCATAAAATATGTGTTGCATCTTCAGGCTGGAAGACGAGAATTCTCACCAAAGAACTTTGTTCACTCGCCAACAAAAGGAAGCCCATCGGGACTTCACCAGGTAAACCTCTCTCCTGTAATATCTTGTACCTCACGTCAAAGGCTAACTTCAGAACGATGGACTAAAGAACAGAAATCACACACAAAGGAAGGCAAATTCTTATTCATGATAGCTGTAAAGCAAAAGAACACTTAATAGCGGTTATTTTGGACTTAAAGTATGTAAGAGTCCTTTAGTGTTACCAACCGCTTTATCTCCTATAGGGTTTTAACAGTTTCCGCAATTATTGTCTTAGGCGGGAAGGAGAGTTGCTATCGCGACCCAAAGATGTCAAGAAGATTGGTGAACTAATATACCTTGAGCTCACGGTAAGGAATTTAGAGAATCAAGAGTCGTCTTATAATAATAGTTTATGAGAAGCACGTCCGCATCTACAGTTACGCTAATGTTCGAGATCAAACCAGGAATGTTCTGAGTTTCATCATCCATGACCTTTTTaggtgccaaaaattgcaaaaatatctcttCCACAAACGTAAGGGTCTACCGCCCTGGTTACGAATCTTTTAGgagatgttttagtaaagaaattgGTAGCTGAaaggcaacgtagaaccgaaattcttagaacagtttgactctcccgaacacatactTCACCggagattatcgttgggtgccccgcGGAAGATACTGGAACGTACATTCTAAATTTAAAGTAATGGAAAAGATAATACGATTTATCAAGACAACAAAATACCAAATGAAAGGAATatacgatgaaatgatatatgaaatggatcatataaccttgaactgcggatatgaaatcaattgaagctatgatcctcgcagttatgaacgcaatttttgcaattacgtAGTGAAGCCTGAAAATTGAAAACTTCAATGGGGCCagttgaacccgtgacctcgcgataccggtgcgacgctctaaccaactgagctatgaagctctaacttcgttgaagtcctgaattttcaggcttctctacgcaattacaaaaattgagTTCATAACTGGGagtatcatagcttcacttgatgaaaGTAATATAGTGATGCAGCAGGGTTTTAGTggtaattaaaaagtcaaaacaTTAACAACTATTTGTATGGAAGATGAACATGATCTAAAATTTTGCAAATAAGGACAGAATAGAGAAAATATAATATGTGTAATAGAGACATACTGGAACCACGCTTcctatgtaataataataataataataatagtaataataataacggtttATTCACAGTATATCCACATAAAAGGATGTGGCTCTTCATCTGTGAAGGCCTAAAATACTAATTTTAACATCTCATGAATATCTACAATCTATAATAAAATCTACACTTGAATGCCCTTATGTAGAAAgtaatggttaaaaaaaaaaaaaatctatcatAAAATCTATACTTGAATACAAATATGTATGTCTTTACGGGGGAGATAAAGCGCGCGCCTTTAAGAACGCCTTGCAGAGCCTGCAGTATTCTTTGAAATCTTTGCAGTTCCTTATATTTGCTGgcaattcattgaaaattatGGCTGCGGAATGCTGAAAGGTGCCTTGCACAAGTGGAACATAAAGCCTCGGAGCAACACTGGAACGGAGATGCCTAATAGGTTTAACAACTTCCAGATTTAAATAGGAGGGCCAATTATCAGAATACAGTGCTTTAAAAATAGTCTTAAATAACGAGTAGTCTCTTAGCTCTAGGATAGGTAGCCAGTTTAGATCCAAAATGGTAGATATACTGTTTACATACTTACAAGTGACGAAACTAGCCATAGCGAACTGGAGCCTTTGTAGTCTAGCTAAGAGGAACTTTGGTAGTGGATAAAAAACAACGTCACAGTAACTTATTTTAGACAGAATTAGTGTTTCTACTAAATGTTTCCGTAGTTTAAAATCAGTAAAGTTCCTTATTTTTCGTAAGGTTCTTAGAGTCGCATAACAAGATTTAAGAATAGAACTGATATGAAGTCCCCATTTAAGATTCGAGTCAATGTATACTCCTAAgagttttgtaacatttgtacgtTCCAGTGGAGTACCAGAGATCTCTAGTCCTAACTCCAGATTTCCAAGAGAGTGTACATGAGCCATCTGTGGAGTTGAGATAAGAATGGCCTTGGTTTTCTTAGAATTTAGGGATAGGTTTGAGTCCTTTGACCAGGCACCGAGGCTTGCCAGGGTTGCATTCATGCTTTCCGCTTGAGATGTAATCTGCGGTACAGTACAGCTAGAGTATATtgttgtatcatcggcatactggAAACTTCTAACTGTAGGTGGAAGAATATCTTGAAGATCCGCGACGTAGAGATTGAACAACATCGGTCCAAGGATTGAGCCCTGGGGGATTCCAAATTCGGAGAAAACCGGTGACGACTTGCGATCATCAAGCTGAACGTACTGTCTCCTTCCGCATAGGTAATTAGCTAGCCATTCGAGGACATTCTTTGAGAAACCGAGGTGATGCAGCTTGGTTATCACCGTTTTAAAGCAAACGGTATCGAATGCTTTCGAAAAGTCAGCTAGTACCATAAGAGTTACCTCTCTCCTTTTCATGGCGCTCAATAGGTCATCCCTTATACCTAACAGTACGGTAGAAGTCGAATGCCCCTTACGGAAGCTCGAGATGGTGTCTCTCAAGAGAGATTCCCTAGAGCAGAAATCAGTCATTTGGGAAGCAACAAGCTTCTCAAATACCTTTGACAGTACTGGAAGAATAGACACTGGACGCAAGTCATCTTCCGTGACGGGTGTGTCAACTTTTGGAATGGGGCTAATACGCGCGAGTTTCCAGGCACGCGGGAAGTACAACTTCGAAATACAGTTATTGATGATAGTTGTGAGTGGACCAGCCAAGTGTCCAGCAACCAGCTTTACAAACCTGGCAGGCAGCTGGTCAGGTCCAGTCGAACAATCAGTGCGCAGTTGTTTAAGGGTTCTCAGGACTTCTCTTTGTGTAACACTTTCCAGGTGAAAAGCACCCTCTTTATCCGTAAGACCGCGAATGAGCTGGAAGAGTTCATCTTGGTTGGTCGATTCAACATCAAGCGTTCTACTTGCGGTCGTAGCAAAGTGAAGATTAAGCTTGTCTGGGTCGAACCTTAAAGGCTGACGACAGGGGTGGAGTACACGGTGAACCATGCGCCAGACTTCCTTAGACTTGTTGGACAACAAGGCCTTTTCCATGAAAGCTTTACGAGCTTTTCGTATAGCgctctttattttatttcgcGCTTCCCGGAATGCAGACCAAGAAGATTCTGAATTAGACTGATGTGCTTCCCGCCTCAGTTTGTCTCTTTGTGACTGGAGATTAAGTATTGCCTCGTTATCCATCCACGGGGCGGGAGGGCGTGTCACACGGCACCTTCTGAGGGGTGCGTGCCTTTCAAGGCAGTCGTTAAACAAGGTGTTAAGAGTCTCTAATTGATCATCAGGATCATCAGTTGATGTTATTACCGAAAATGGTAGTGCAGAGAAGTCCTCTAGAAAAGCTGTCTCACTTAAGTTCTTCAGGTTTCTGATATACTTATATCTTGGCTGATAA
The genomic region above belongs to Montipora capricornis isolate CH-2021 chromosome 8, ASM3666992v2, whole genome shotgun sequence and contains:
- the LOC138059954 gene encoding protein FAM227A-like — encoded protein: MFVAEGEKVPDNLFDVQESFHQGGTIKDITDQICSLNADLNSYDSPTQLVVDKYMRDHGLEVEAEEEEFGYGKLMIDYKPPKQSKSTISNKEVEAKEVSKFAGVFSVRSALGLTSVSPLMNTVPQQTQLLGWKNKATKKKETSSNKKPMLVELHVYPGYEPDEVTPLPEPFQAKDILLIVINAQRDLKKKPSFKREFQTFIFSRTSQDILQDLFWWYFLESYQPSRNIQEMLFNRVAHNYVKMLFTTPVTQYRDKFLKRYPNIMAQAVYCTFCTAFPTSYKQFGDEFKEDLIQLITEWIAGTKPVPRMWDKWNFKALEPKDMRKDEQIKQDASKGSLVHLPVEFTDEDLSQQSSLSSFGYKPRQKSLPLIVEERAANTNSHHVIQGQDRRKPMASQSSCTTKNQDTRNSSKRLTVYDPKDEKDSSSWVSMKRVQARVSSLSAFKGIHKANRLEKRRESCPVGRGPEFSHCVFDVYGHSPLVEQFLRMQKLSKDSGTSVLIQRTEIKSLPPLSAPTYRQVIRKSLKISKALTSDFKKLEDENSHQRTLFTRQQKEAHRDFTRREGELLSRPKDVKKIGELIYLELTKDGDEQSSGKVEAAIASAMGYAAENETS